A window of the Gossypium hirsutum isolate 1008001.06 chromosome A03, Gossypium_hirsutum_v2.1, whole genome shotgun sequence genome harbors these coding sequences:
- the LOC107927826 gene encoding polyphenol oxidase I, chloroplastic, which translates to MAEKKWILILSLTFIIAVSQVHHLYMGELTSIMLEKLQQWRKPFNNGGKNLAIGPNLTACHSSYGRPDLLVYCCPPGFQNPVPFTDFKFPDPSPVRVRRPAHLFNESFIAKYNKALSIMKSLPYDDPRSFHRQANLHCQFCTGAYEMLNSSGSELNIHRTWMFFPWHRMMIYFHERILGSLIGDDTFALPFWAWDIPDGMTIPDFYVDKSSPFFHSQRDFSHFPPRVADLDYSPDDNDPRFDRKEQTETNLAFMYNRMVSGAKKTELFMGCTYKAGEKNCDSPGTIESAPHNTLHTWIGSGLNPGREDMGKFYSAAKDPVFYAHHSNIDRLWEVWRDINDRKLDIDDSDWLNSFFLFYDENLNLVKIKVKDVLDITKLGYSYEEVHRPWLNHRPPPSVPPEQARRITNLKQNENPVFSSDFRRVLDGKLTVTVNRSVKREKVDEEETVVVYGIVVRGNEYVKFDVYVNLSDDTKINPKFREFAGTFAYIPGGGRGGPNLKKMKLKLGISELLKDLKADEDESIWVTLVPRTTSCSNVSIEGIKIEYVK; encoded by the exons ATGGCAGAAAAGAAATGGATTCTGATACTTTCTTTAACTTTCATCATTGCAGTGTCTCAAGTTCACCATTTATACATGGG GGAACTAACAAGCATAATGCTTGAAAAGCTTCAACAATGGCGGAAACCATTCAACAATGGTGGAAAGAACTTAGCAATTGGACCTAACTTAACAGCTTGTCATTCATCGTACGGTCGACCGGATCTTCTCGTTTATTGTTGTCCACCGGGGTTTCAGAATCCAGTACCCTTCACCGATTTTAAGTTCCCTGACCCATCACCGGTCCGTGTCCGACGACCGGCGCATCTTTTCAACGAAAGCTTTATAGCTAAATATAATAAAGCTTTATCAATAATGAAGTCACTACCATACGATGATCCAAGAAGCTTTCACCGGCAAGCTAATTTACACTGTCAGTTCTGTACCGGCGCTTACGAGATGTTAAACAGTTCCGGGTCGGAGCTGAACATCCACCGTACGTGGATGTTCTTTCCCTGGCATCGGATGATGATATATTTTCACGAACGAATCCTTGGTAGCCTCATTGGAGACGATACTTTCGCGTTGCCGTTTTGGGCTTGGGATATCCCGGACGGAATGACGATACCGGACTTTTACGTAGACAAGAGCTCGCCATTTTTTCACAGCCAGCGCGATTTCTCTCATTTTCCACCTCGGGTGGCGGATTTAGATTACAGCCCCGACGATAACGATCCACGCTTTGATCGGAAAGAACAAACGGAAACCAATTTGGCTTTTATGTATAATCGAATGGTGTCCGGCGCTAAGAAAACGGAGCTGTTCATGGGATGTACATATAAAGCCGGCGAAAAGAACTGTGATTCGCCGGGAACTATAGAGAGTGCACCTCATAATACTTTACATACATGGATTGGGTCGGGTTTAAACCCGGGAAGGGAAGATATGGGCAAGTTCTACTCGGCGGCGAAAGATCCGGTTTTTTACGCTCATCATTCAAATATCGATCGTCTTTGGGAAGTTTGGCGGGATATCAACGATCGGAAACTGGATATCGACGATTCCGATTGGCttaattctttctttttattctacGATGAGAATCTGAATTTAGTAAAGATTAAAGTTAAAGATGTTCTTGATATAACAAAACTCGGTTATTCATATGAAGAAGTTCATCGTCCATGGTTAAACCACCGTCCTCCTCCGTCTGTACCACCGGAACAAGCTCGTCGGATAACAAATCTTAAGCAAAACGAAAACCCAGTTTTTTCCTCCGATTTCCGGCGAGTTTTAGACGGTAAGTTAACGGTAACGGTGAACAGATCTGTGAAGAGGGAGAAAGTTGACGAAGAAGAGACCGTCGTTGTGTACGGTATCGTAGTGAGAGGGAATGAATACGTGAAGTTCGATGTGTACGTGAATTTAAGCGATGACACGAAAATAAACCCCAAGTTCAGGGAATTCGCCGGCACTTTTGCTTATATCCCCGGCGGTGGCCGCGGCGGCCCcaacttgaagaagatgaagctTAAACTGGGAATTtctgaattgttgaaagatttgaAAGCTGATGAAGATGAAAGTATATGGGTAACATTGGTACCGAGGACTACAAGTTGTAGTAATGTATCCATTGAAGGGATTAAAATTGAGTACGTCAAATag